AGGGATCTGAACTTTGAGCAAAGGAGTCCAGCTATTACCTGTAGGTCAAGAGCATCAGTTGGGCTAGTCATCAGGGACATGAGAGGCCGAGATATGACTAGGGAAGAGAATAAGCGGCCAAGGTTTGGGAAGTAAGGTTGGGGTCCTATTAATTGGTGATGAGGTCTGACAAGGAGAAGCCTCTGGGAAAAGTCCCCAAATGGGACGCGCCTGGATGTGGGGAGAGAGGCATCAAGACTGACTTGGTTGAACAGGAGGAAGGCCAACCCGTTCCATGAATTCTTATTTGCTGGTGTGTGGCCTCCCGCGCCGGCCTCCCGCGCTCTTGGGACTTATGGGGGGACAGCAGCAAAGCCGGCTCAGCCTCACTGCGGGTCCGCCAGCCCTCCGCTGTGGGTGGCGCTCTCGGCTCATCCAGCCCTGCAGAGAGCGCTGTGGGCACGTCCTGGCGATCCGGCATGCGCAATGCGTCgcggggcagggggtggggctaCCGGAACCCGGAAGCGGAGGACCCACGTGGAAACCGCGGGGGGGGGCGGGCACTGTGTGGTTCAGCTCAGGGACTCCTCGAGCTGGTAGTGAGGTCTGTTCGTCCCTGAGAGCAGCCATTGGGTCCTTTTCACCTGCACGTGGCGGTGACTCCTCGCCAGGACGCAGCTGGGGGCTTCCCGGTACGGCCCGCACAATGGGGCTGCTCTCGACCCTCACGGTCGCTACCGGTTACTGCTCTGGACGTCTGGTGGCCCGTCATTTCTCCCGTGGGGTGCGGCCTGGCGGGGAGGAGCTAAGCCGCCTGAGGCTGGATGACTTGGCGCCGACCCCGCGGCTAGAGCTGCTGTTTGGCTTGTCCCCGTGTCTCCTGGCTCTGCGAGCCGCCCGCCGCCGAGTGGCCCGGCTCCTGCTCCAAGCCGGCAGGGCTGGACTACAGGGAGAGCGGGCCGAGCTGCTCCGGGAAGCGGAGGCGCGGGACATCCCAGTTCTGCGGCCCAGGCGGCAGAAACTGGACGCCCTGTGCCGCCACCAGGTGCATCAGGGCGTCTGCATGGAGGTGAGCCCGCTGCGGCCCCGGCCTTGCAGAGAAGCCGAGGAAGTAAGCCCAGGCGACGACCACCAGCAACTGTGCCTCGTCCTTGAGGGGCTCCAGGATCCCCGGAATCTTGGTGCTGTCCTGCGCTCCGCTCACTTCCTCGGAGTGGACAAAGTCATTATTAGCCAGAGAAACAGGCACGGGCACTCCTTATTCCCCATGTACCCAACTTGGAGGTGCAGTCGAGTTCCTAAGCACCTTGGCCTTTGGGTGGTTCCTTCCCTTTGCCAGAACTTGCACCCCTAGCCCTTGGGAGCCCGGGAATGGGTGGGGCACCAGGTTTGAAATTGACCAACCTAATGCTGGGGCTGGGAATCTTTACAGCTGCCCGCTCACTCCAGTAGTCAGCAAGGCCAGTGCGGGGGCTATGGAGGTGATGGATGTGTTCTCTACTGACGACCTGGCAGGTTTTTTACAGGTAAATGGAGAgggggaagaaaggggaaagaaagaaatgagcttAGCTCAGCCAGCGTTTTTAAGCAGTGAATggtggaaggagagagaagggtgCGTGTGTGCATTGATTCCTATGGCCTTCTAAATCCCATTGGGAAGGGAAGGGTCCTGGAGTTTtcaaaaccacaaaaagaaaattctgaagtTAGGGGCTTTCTGGCATCATTCCCTTTGCTGCACTCCTgggttagggatgtggcccagtggtcgagcacttgcttagcaagcacaaggccccgggttcaatctccagcacgcTTCCCCAGAAGTCCTCTTTCCCGCTTTAAGTGTACTTCAGTGTCTCATTGCTATTTAGGTCTTAAGCGATGCTTGTTGTTTAGCCCTGGGGAGCTGGGGAACAGGAGATTTTTGATCCTTGAGTAGGGGCACAGCTTGAAAGAATCATTGAACAAGGGGACCtgtatgcttttaatttctaGGAAGGGGTAAACTTGAGGGAGGAACTTCTGTGTTCCCTCTATCCGTCCGTTTTCAGTTGTTCCCCCCTGCTGGCCACAAGAGGGCAGTATTGCACTGCATTTGGCAGCCCCTCTGACGGTCGTCCTGTGAGAAATTCCCTCTTGAAACAAAGTTGCACAATAAAAACACAATGCCAGCCACGTAGTAACTTCAGATTTTCTACTAGCCACGTTGAAAAGTgaaacaggtgaaattaatttcAGTAACTTGCCCtattatatccaaaatattatcatattaaatatcattaatattttacatCTCATTTAACACTTTTCACATACAGCACAAATCTACCTGGAGTAGTCACATTTCCATTGCCTAGTAGTCACATGTGGCTCGTGGCTACTACATTGAACAGCACATCCCCAGAAGTGTTTTCTGACTATTCCTTCTTATAGGGAGCCCCCTTCAGAGGAACTCTGGCCAAGCCTAGTAGGAGATGAAGTTTCCCTTCCTCACTCCCCGCCTCTTAACAAGTAGCTCCTGAAAAAACACAAACACTCTGATTCCCTAAGCTCCATTCAGGACATCTGCCTCCTCCCACCAGCAGCCTGGCCCATAGGGCTGTCTTGCCTTCTGTCACCATGGAAGAACTGGAGGTGCCTCAAGCAAAGGCAGTGCTGGGCCCCGGGCCTTCCTGCCCACTTAAAGACACTGCTCCAGCAcgttcttttttctccattttctcactTTCATTCTCGTCACATTCACAGATGTTCTCATTCTCTCCTGACCTCAATCCCATGCTGAATTGAAGCCTTTGGCAAGGTCACCGGTATCCTCCATGTTGCTATAGTCAAGGGTCTGTTTCAGTCCTTATCTGACATGAGCCATCTGCAACATCTGGCACAGATGACCATTCTTTCCTCCGTGTGATGTTCCTTCCCTTATTCACCTtggcttttaaaatgttcagtggtgctgaggactgaacctagcGCTTTACCATGTGAGGCaggtgctgtaccattgagctagcTGTACCACCAAACCCACTCTCTATTTCATTTTCCTCCTGCTctgtgttctttgtttctttttaatttgttattagttgtcaatggatctttataatttatttacttatgtatttatatgtggtactgagaatcaaacccagtgcctcacacatgccaggtaagtgctttaccattgagctacaaccccagccccatcactgtgttctttctttctttctttctttttttttttttttttttgtactgggggttgaacccaggggtgattacccactgagccacatccccagccctttttttatattttattaaagacagggtctcactgagttgcttagggcctctctaagttactgaggctggctttgacctttcggtccttcttcctcagcctccccagctgctgagattacaggtgtgcaccactgcatttGGCTGCTGTGCTCTTTCTTGAAGTTGACTTTGGTGATTCCTTCTCAACTCCCTCATGCCCAAACATTAAATTTTCCCAGATTTCAGTCCTTGGATCTCTTTTCTGAATATTCACTTTTTTGATCTCATCTTGTCTCATGGCTTTAAATACCATCTATATTCACATACCTCCTAGATGTGTACCCTAGCCCAGCTCTCACCCCTGAATTCCAGATTCACTCATCTACCTGTCTCTGAAGCTCTTTTTTATTCCTAGTGGGCATTTCAAACAACATGTTCAAAGCTGAGCATCTTTCCTTCTGAAGCTTACCCAGTCCAACTGTGGCAACTCCATCCCTTTGGCTAGAGACCATGGTGCCATCCTTGACTTCCTGCTTTCATACCATGCCCCCATTCCACCTGTGACCAAATCCTTTTGGCTTTATCTTGGAGTTATTGCCAGTGAGAGTTTCACTGCTCAAACTCTCCATTGCTACCATAGTCCAGGCCAcgattgtctctctctcttttttgtaccagggattgtactcgggcactcagccattgagccacatccccaattccattttgtatgttatttagagacaaggtctcactgagttgcttagcgcctcactatagctgagtctggctttgaactcgtgatcctcctgcctcagcctcccaagcctccacCACTGCCAGCTGCACCATTGTCTCTTGACTCGTTGCAGAAGCCTCACTGGTCTTCCGTCTGTTCTGACTCTCAGCATGGCAGGCAGAGTGATTCTGTTGAAATGTAAATCAGACCATATTACTTTTCTATCCAAATCTTTCAAAGCCTTTACATCTCAGAGTAAAACCCAAGTCCTTTCAGTGGCTTTCAAGGTCTTCCCTTATGTGACCCTTGTTCTGTGGCCTCCTTACTGTTCCTCACATGTGCAGGTAAGCAAGGCCTCTGGGCCTTTGCATTTGTAGAATGCTCGGAGCATTCTTCCCCCAGATGTCCATGTGGCGCCCCTCATCCTCTCCAGGTCTACACTCACGTGTCATTTCAACAAGGCTTTCCACAGGCCGGGATtctgttctgtttcttttgttCACAGCCTCATTCTCGGTGCCTACAATAGCCTGAACAGATCAAGGTGTTTAATAACTTGACAGAAATGAATGCATCTTTAAGCAAAGGCACATGTGGTGAAGACTTGGCTCCATTTCCCCAGGGCTCTGATGAAGATTTGTGAGCTAAAACATAGTGTTTTCTCTTTCAGGCCAAAGCCCGGCAAGGCTGGCTTGTGGCAGGCACCGTGGGCTGCCCGGGGCCTGAGGTTTCCCAGTCCTCCCAAACCCCCATCATGAATTGCTTAGAGTTCCTCTGGGACCAGCCTACTCTCCTCGTGCTGGGTAGGTAGATGTCCCTGCTCTTCTTGCTTTGATGCATGTTTCCTGAGCACTTGGTGTCTAGCTGGGTTGCCTAACCCTCTGCCCTGTGCCCCGCAGGGAACGAGGGTTCTGGTCTGTCCCAGGAAGTGCAGGCCTCCTGTCGGCTCCTCCTTACCATTCTGCCAGGGCGCCAGCTGCCTCCTGGACTCGAGTCCTTGAATGTGTCCGTGGCTGCAGGTGAGTCAGCTTCTTCCCTTTCCTGATGGCCTCTAACCACACAAGTGCTGCTTTTCTCCCATCCCGTTTTCTGACTGAATTCTAAACAAGCTACCTGGTCCTTCTGTGTCAGTTGCTTCATGTGCAAAATGGGGAGAATACTTCCTTTAGGGATGAAGTGAGGGAGCGCCTGGCATGGGTCAAGGCTCCCTGTACATAttccttcctctcctcagtctctTTCCCTCGTCTGTCAGTGCAGGAATTCTTCTTCACTCCATTTGCAGCCAGAGGAAAGGTTTCCGTGCAGTGGAAAAGACAGAGAAGCCCCTCCAAGACCCACAAGGACCACCAGCTATGTCCAAAGGACTGTGAGTCACTCAGCACCCAGAATCGTCTTCCGAATCAGAAAAAGAGAGGCAAATGGGGGCTTAGGGGGCTGTCCACGAAGTGCACGTGATGGTGCTGGGACAGTTGCACACACATCCCCAGGTCTGGCCTGCTGGCCCCTGTTCCTTGATGTCAGTCATTAACTGTATGGCCAGGGACTCTGCAGTAAAGACTGGAGGAGTTCAATCTCCTATTTTGCTGTGGACCTGCAGTGAAGATGTAGTTTGGTGATTTCCAGGATGGGCTACGGCAGAAGTCGAGTGGAAGTTGAGGTTTCAGAGGGAATCAGGCAGCCCAGTCCAGGGGTCCGACTGCTCCTGACCAGGTGTTGCCTGTGGCGAATGCTGAGTGTGAGGATGTGGAGGGGGGCCGAGGTCTTCCTGTGGGATAGACAAAGTACAAATCAAGGACTGTCCCCGTGTGGGCCTTAAGTACATGTCTTTATCTTGTGGTGCCCAGGACCTTGGTCTGCAGCTacctacctcacagggttgttgtgaggagcAAATAAAACATCATCTGGTATCATCCATTAGGCACTCCATGAATGGGCTGATCTGTCTCAATTCGTCCATTAGGTGGCAGCCTTGCTCTTTGCTCCACAGTTCTGGAAAGCTTTTGCAGCCACCTGGAGAGACTCCCGGCTGCAGTCCCATTAGAATCAAAAAATTAGCAGTAACACCCCCTCccccatacacatacacaccactCATAGAAGCAATGCCCCTGCCCTGAGTGTGGGGTGGTGGGGACGGATTGCTATTTATTGTGCAAGCCAGACGGATTTGGTGTGCCTTCACCAAGGCCCCACAAGTGGTGCAGAAGCCACAGCCTAAGTAATGCAGACCCcgcttctcagcaccacataaaaacaaacaacaacagatAAATAAtggttaaattctttaaaaagaaagaaagaaacaagcccAACACTGCTGCCAGAGTGCCCGTGCAGGGGTCTAGGCGCATCCTGATCATCAGGCTTTCTaaactgtcccccccccccatgggTCTAACCTGCAGCCATGGCTAAGGGCCACCAGAGCAGTGCCTCTCAACCTTGGCACTACTGCCACTTGGGACCAGATAATTACTTCTTTGCTGTGAGAACTGTCCCGAGCATTATAGAACGTTTAGCAACATTCCTGACTTCTAGGCACTAGACACCAGTAGCACTGCCCTCCAGTAGCACTGCCCTCCTGTCCCCTGTTATGAAAATGGACCTGTCTCAACATCTCCACGTCATccctggttgagaaccactgctctggAGCATGGGCTGGCAGAGCAGCAATCCCTAAGTTGTAATCCTGGTCACTGTGACTTGAGGCAAGTTCCCTACACACCTGAGCAATAGTCAACTCCTCCATGATGGGAATAATACTACTTGCTGGATTCCTGAGGGGATATGGAGAGCAACAGGAATTCAGTATCTCATATTTAGTAGATACTCGATAAATAgttccatctttttcttctggACTCCCATCTGCTGTGGATTTAGCTTGCAATTGTGAGGGCATTGCCAATTTAGAACAAGATTTGAATTTCCTTAAAAAGTTCCCAAGATCATTTTAAAgtcatagtttttcttttttaatttttttttaagaggggctggggttgtggctcagtggtagagcactcacctagcacgtgtgaggtcctgggttcgatcctcagcagcacataaaaataaataaataaataaataaaataaaggtgttgtgtccaaatataactaaaaaataaaatattaaaaaaaaaaaaaggggctggggatgtggctcaagcggtagcgcgctcgcctggcatgcgtgcggcctgggtttgatccttagcaccacatacaaacaaagatgttgtgtccgccgaaaactaaaaaataaatattaaaaaattctctctctcctctctcactctctctttaaaatttttttaagagagagaaagagaattttttttaatatttatttttcagtggacacagcatctttgtggggtgctgaggattgaacccagcgccccgtgaaTGCCAGGCTAGCACgtcactgcttgagccacatccccagcccatagtttTTTATCTCAAGAAAGAAGACAAAGCCCCTTCATAAGCTCAACTCTTCCCTACTAGCATCTGTCCCCTCTGGAACTTTCTGATCCTAACTGCCATACAGGTTCTGACCTCTGCTGAGCTTGAACGCAGCAGATGCTAGGATGCCTCTGCCACCCCTGCGCCCTTGACCAAGAGCCAGGTGTagtgatttttaactttttaagttactatttttacttatttaattaaaaaatttttaactttggtGGAAACTTGCAGCCATggggccagagagagagagaactcttaGTATTCTAAATACCTAGAAGGACCAGCTCCTAAGAAATGATCTCTGGGAAGGAACCAGGTTTCAGTATTTCTTAAAGCTCCCCAGTTGATAGTGGACCACTGGGGACTGAGACTCCCTTGCGCTTTGCTCCATGCTTCATGTCCAAGCAATGCTCCATGTTCACGCCTGTGTCTTTGAGCTCATGCTTGAAAGTTTGGGCCAGGATGATGTCT
This window of the Ictidomys tridecemlineatus isolate mIctTri1 chromosome 3, mIctTri1.hap1, whole genome shotgun sequence genome carries:
- the Mrm1 gene encoding rRNA methyltransferase 1, mitochondrial isoform X5, producing the protein MGLLSTLTVATGYCSGRLVARHFSRGVRPGGEELSRLRLDDLAPTPRLELLFGLSPCLLALRAARRRVARLLLQAGRAGLQGERAELLREAEARDIPVLRPRRQKLDALCRHQVHQGVCMEAKARQGWLVAGTVGCPGPEVSQSSQTPIMNCLEFLWDQPTLLVLGNEGSGLSQEVQASCRLLLTILPGRQLPPGLESLNVSVAAVQEFFFTPFAARGKVSVQWKRQRSPSKTHKDHQLCPKDCESLSTQNRLPNQKKRGKWGLRGLSTKCT
- the Mrm1 gene encoding rRNA methyltransferase 1, mitochondrial isoform X1 → MGLLSTLTVATGYCSGRLVARHFSRGVRPGGEELSRLRLDDLAPTPRLELLFGLSPCLLALRAARRRVARLLLQAGRAGLQGERAELLREAEARDIPVLRPRRQKLDALCRHQVHQGVCMEVSPLRPRPCREAEEVSPGDDHQQLCLVLEGLQDPRNLGAVLRSAHFLGVDKVIISQRNRHGHSLFPMYPTWSCPLTPVVSKASAGAMEVMDVFSTDDLAGFLQAKARQGWLVAGTVGCPGPEVSQSSQTPIMNCLEFLWDQPTLLVLGNEGSGLSQEVQASCRLLLTILPGRQLPPGLESLNVSVAAVQEFFFTPFAARGKVSVQWKRQRSPSKTHKDHQLCPKDCESLSTQNRLPNQKKRGKWGLRGLSTKCT
- the Mrm1 gene encoding rRNA methyltransferase 1, mitochondrial isoform X3 encodes the protein MGLLSTLTVATGYCSGRLVARHFSRGVRPGGEELSRLRLDDLAPTPRLELLFGLSPCLLALRAARRRVARLLLQAGRAGLQGERAELLREAEARDIPVLRPRRQKLDALCRHQVHQGVCMEVSPLRPRPCREAEEVSPGDDHQQLCLVLEGLQDPRNLGAVLRSAHFLGVDKVIISQRNRHGHSLFPMYPTWSCPLTPVVSKASAGAMEVMDVFSTDDLAGFLQAKARQGWLVAGTVGCPGPEVSQSSQTPIMNCLEFLWDQPTLLVLGNEGSGLSQEVQASCRLLLTILPGRQLPPGLESLNVSVAAGILLHSICSQRKGFRAVEKTEKPLQDPQGPPAMSKGL
- the Mrm1 gene encoding rRNA methyltransferase 1, mitochondrial isoform X2, with translation MGLLSTLTVATGYCSGRLVARHFSRGVRPGGEELSRLRLDDLAPTPRLELLFGLSPCLLALRAARRRVARLLLQAGRAGLQGERAELLREAEARDIPVLRPRRQKLDALCRHQVHQGVCMEVSPLRPRPCREAEEVSPGDDHQQLCLVLEGLQDPRNLGAVLRSAHFLGVDKVIISQRNSCPLTPVVSKASAGAMEVMDVFSTDDLAGFLQAKARQGWLVAGTVGCPGPEVSQSSQTPIMNCLEFLWDQPTLLVLGNEGSGLSQEVQASCRLLLTILPGRQLPPGLESLNVSVAAVQEFFFTPFAARGKVSVQWKRQRSPSKTHKDHQLCPKDCESLSTQNRLPNQKKRGKWGLRGLSTKCT
- the Mrm1 gene encoding rRNA methyltransferase 1, mitochondrial isoform X4; this translates as MGLLSTLTVATGYCSGRLVARHFSRGVRPGGEELSRLRLDDLAPTPRLELLFGLSPCLLALRAARRRVARLLLQAGRAGLQGERAELLREAEARDIPVLRPRRQKLDALCRHQVHQGVCMEVSPLRPRPCREAEEVSPGDDHQQLCLVLEGLQDPRNLGAVLRSAHFLGVDKVIISQRNSCPLTPVVSKASAGAMEVMDVFSTDDLAGFLQAKARQGWLVAGTVGCPGPEVSQSSQTPIMNCLEFLWDQPTLLVLGNEGSGLSQEVQASCRLLLTILPGRQLPPGLESLNVSVAAGILLHSICSQRKGFRAVEKTEKPLQDPQGPPAMSKGL